A single region of the Fusobacterium varium genome encodes:
- the creD gene encoding cell envelope integrity protein CreD yields the protein MINLKKNNSLVRKIGFLFILAILLQIPIFFIHTIVDDRGYSYNNMVEEIGNEWGRKQTIAGVFLTIPFDDSETYYDNSGKEAKRKITKNLVILPDDLKVKVYLKDEIRERGIYKTTVYNGDIILEGSFPSIRNSVPANIFPYNIGIGLGITDTKSIMKVEEFIVEGENIELESGTGVTQQGINTGISGTIRQNLNQKEKINFSVKLSLRGNEGINILPFGKNNHFEVSSSWKAPKFYGILPSAKVIDENGFKAEWEVSSFVRNYKQSFVDGFYDITEGKIGVDLYEGVTHYRQVMRAVKYSMLFILLSLFVVYIFEVTSKRFTHYVQYGVVGFSLTMFYLVLLSMSEYFSFNLAYIIATLMVVIPNSLYIKAVTKNSKYGVGMLVFLSGIYAVLYSILKMEQYALITGTLLLMLVLYVMMYITRNIEVLKED from the coding sequence ATGATTAATTTAAAAAAGAACAATTCTCTTGTTAGAAAAATAGGTTTTCTCTTTATTCTTGCTATTTTATTACAAATACCTATATTTTTTATTCATACAATAGTTGATGATAGAGGTTACTCATACAATAATATGGTAGAAGAGATTGGAAATGAGTGGGGAAGAAAACAAACTATTGCAGGAGTTTTTCTTACAATTCCCTTTGATGATAGTGAAACATATTATGATAATTCAGGAAAAGAGGCAAAAAGAAAGATTACAAAAAATTTGGTAATTCTTCCTGATGATTTAAAAGTAAAGGTTTATTTAAAAGATGAAATTAGAGAAAGGGGAATTTATAAGACAACTGTATACAATGGAGATATTATTTTAGAGGGTAGTTTTCCAAGTATAAGAAATTCTGTCCCTGCCAATATTTTTCCATACAATATTGGTATTGGGCTTGGGATAACTGATACAAAATCTATTATGAAAGTTGAGGAATTTATAGTTGAGGGGGAAAATATAGAGCTTGAATCAGGAACAGGAGTTACACAACAGGGGATAAATACTGGAATTTCAGGGACTATAAGACAAAATCTAAATCAAAAAGAGAAGATAAATTTCTCTGTAAAATTAAGCTTAAGAGGTAATGAGGGAATAAATATTCTTCCATTTGGAAAAAATAACCATTTTGAAGTAAGTTCATCTTGGAAAGCTCCAAAGTTTTATGGAATTTTACCAAGTGCAAAGGTAATTGATGAAAATGGATTTAAAGCAGAATGGGAAGTTTCTTCCTTTGTAAGAAATTATAAGCAAAGTTTTGTAGATGGGTTCTATGATATTACAGAGGGAAAAATCGGAGTAGATTTATATGAGGGGGTAACTCATTACAGGCAAGTTATGAGAGCTGTAAAATATAGTATGTTATTTATACTTTTGAGCCTTTTTGTAGTATATATTTTTGAGGTAACAAGCAAAAGATTTACCCACTATGTTCAATATGGAGTGGTGGGATTCTCACTTACAATGTTTTATTTAGTTTTACTTTCAATGTCAGAATATTTTAGCTTTAACTTAGCTTATATCATAGCCACTTTGATGGTGGTAATTCCAAACTCATTGTATATAAAAGCTGTAACTAAAAACAGTAAATATGGAGTTGGAATGTTAGTATTTTTATCTGGAATCTATGCTGTATTGTATTCTATTTTGAAGATGGAGCAATATGCACTTATAACAGGAACACTTTTATTGATGTTAGTTCTTTATGTAATGATGTATATTACTAGAAATATTGAGGTTTTAAAGGAGGATTAA
- a CDS encoding DUF1963 domain-containing protein produces the protein MAKKKLSEEEVKFNNEIKKIVLDILEKNKKPMIEISLSDEKPNLFQSKFGGVPYLPKDKEVPKNKENEQLTLLAQINIDELPENNIYPIEEGMLQFWILNDDVLGLDYDTNLGDGYKIIYYKDIDKSVTEEEILEKYKPYKDEDSYFPVEGEFSLSFKLTDGYFSDSNDDFREIVDREMKKFYDENKEKYSNILKIYDKENQLNYWEIWDILEEDKEIGEKLFGAGHKIGGFPDFTQSDIREVGDYEILLLQIDSDRTEKNEIMWGDCGIANFFIREKDLKELNFDKAIYNWDCC, from the coding sequence ATGGCAAAGAAAAAATTAAGTGAAGAAGAAGTAAAATTCAACAATGAAATCAAAAAAATTGTTTTAGATATTTTAGAAAAAAATAAAAAGCCTATGATTGAGATTAGTTTATCAGATGAGAAACCAAATCTATTCCAAAGTAAATTTGGTGGAGTTCCATACTTACCTAAAGATAAAGAAGTGCCTAAAAATAAAGAAAATGAGCAACTTACTTTACTTGCTCAAATAAATATAGATGAGTTGCCAGAGAATAATATCTATCCTATTGAAGAGGGAATGTTACAATTTTGGATATTAAATGATGATGTACTTGGACTTGATTATGATACAAATTTAGGTGATGGGTATAAAATTATTTACTACAAAGATATTGATAAAAGTGTAACAGAGGAAGAAATTTTAGAAAAATATAAACCTTACAAAGATGAAGATAGTTATTTTCCAGTAGAGGGAGAATTCTCTTTAAGCTTTAAATTGACAGATGGATATTTTTCAGATAGTAATGATGATTTTAGAGAGATAGTAGATAGAGAGATGAAAAAATTTTATGATGAAAATAAAGAGAAATATAGTAATATATTAAAAATATATGATAAGGAAAATCAATTAAATTACTGGGAGATATGGGATATTTTAGAAGAAGATAAGGAAATTGGAGAAAAATTATTTGGAGCAGGACATAAGATAGGTGGATTCCCTGATTTTACTCAATCTGATATTAGAGAAGTCGGAGATTATGAGATACTACTACTTCAAATAGATAGTGATAGAACAGAGAAAAATGAGATTATGTGGGGAGATTGTGGAATTGCTAATTTCTTTATAAGGGAAAAAGATTTAAAAGAGCTTAATTTTGATAAAGCAATATATAATTGGGATTGTTGTTAA
- a CDS encoding DUF4274 domain-containing protein, giving the protein MLKIEDILREDFDWENIEIDEDEFDELETALIIDYLKKNSPKERQLLAIDWNFDNSKEVIKWIAEQPDTDKGTALFLYWYMNPQFFKKYKDREECEEESDWVLEDYDIVETLEKNYISGFYKNQKYAFNPKNDVYSGYDWIKEVDEDEMKAEIPKKMYIALEGEVLESPGWGEGIPDEIIPIFDKLCEALDEE; this is encoded by the coding sequence ATGTTAAAAATTGAAGATATTTTAAGAGAAGATTTTGATTGGGAAAATATAGAAATTGATGAAGATGAGTTTGATGAATTAGAAACAGCTTTAATTATAGATTACTTAAAGAAAAACTCTCCAAAAGAGAGACAACTTTTAGCAATAGATTGGAATTTTGATAATTCTAAAGAAGTTATTAAATGGATAGCAGAACAACCAGATACTGACAAGGGAACAGCTTTATTTTTATATTGGTATATGAATCCTCAATTCTTTAAAAAATATAAAGATAGAGAAGAATGTGAAGAGGAGAGTGATTGGGTTTTAGAAGATTATGATATTGTGGAAACTCTTGAGAAAAATTATATTTCAGGATTTTATAAAAATCAAAAATATGCTTTTAATCCTAAAAATGATGTATATTCTGGCTATGATTGGATAAAGGAAGTTGATGAAGATGAGATGAAAGCTGAGATACCAAAAAAGATGTATATAGCTTTAGAAGGAGAAGTTTTAGAAAGTCCAGGTTGGGGAGAAGGAATACCTGATGAAATTATTCCTATTTTTGATAAACTTTGCGAAGCATTAGATGAAGAGTAG
- a CDS encoding DUF4241 domain-containing protein, with product MEVDTLDIEEVNLPTGEILACDPLVELGEVRTYLQKTPLGKFPVKIAVVLSEDYGDRYACVKVEFSKNKPIVYELAVTRTEEGMDEAKEDEYYGFGVDAGMGCVADKKAQEEYSKYWKKLEEEGADNPYDDIFEELLEESFKKFPKYQRDGGDWANFIIPDSDLNIPVFASGWGDGVYPCYFGYDEKGELCGFYIHFIDIEREYSDEEEE from the coding sequence ATGGAAGTTGATACTTTAGATATTGAAGAAGTTAATCTGCCTACTGGGGAAATTTTAGCTTGTGATCCATTAGTAGAACTTGGAGAGGTAAGAACATATCTTCAAAAAACTCCTCTTGGAAAATTTCCTGTAAAAATAGCTGTGGTATTAAGTGAAGATTATGGAGATAGATATGCTTGTGTAAAAGTTGAATTTAGTAAAAATAAACCAATAGTTTATGAATTAGCTGTCACAAGAACTGAAGAAGGAATGGACGAGGCTAAGGAAGATGAATATTATGGTTTTGGTGTAGATGCAGGAATGGGTTGTGTAGCAGATAAAAAAGCTCAAGAGGAATATTCAAAATATTGGAAAAAACTTGAAGAGGAAGGGGCAGACAATCCTTATGATGATATTTTTGAAGAACTGTTAGAAGAAAGTTTTAAAAAATTCCCTAAATATCAAAGAGATGGTGGAGATTGGGCTAATTTTATAATTCCTGACAGTGATTTAAATATCCCTGTTTTTGCTTCAGGTTGGGGAGATGGGGTATATCCTTGTTATTTTGGATATGATGAAAAAGGAGAACTTTGTGGATTCTATATTCACTTTATAGATATTGAAAGAGAGTATTCTGACGAAGAGGAGGAATAA
- a CDS encoding DUF4253 domain-containing protein codes for MAIMRDLAKDFVEFFDCEYEYFPNNTYEEIMEKFEKYSKEGKEKGYFPVIVTVDETLLESLSFNISDNEEFNIEDVRDYRKRYISSIFSEGGKNILRDLIDRRKAEAEDDEISFSEDIIGEFEESEEEKLNSPIGFLNYRTDKPEELFIVKVPVKNPWEIFAWFPMGNWNECPSTSEHMAISRYWFKKFGAVPITITHDVLEYKVEKIITDKETAMKVAIEMYGYCPDVDQSYETLGQLAGSLVNSSVWYFWWD; via the coding sequence ATGGCAATAATGAGGGATTTAGCAAAGGATTTTGTAGAATTTTTCGATTGTGAATATGAATACTTTCCTAATAATACATATGAAGAAATTATGGAAAAATTTGAAAAATATAGCAAAGAGGGAAAAGAGAAAGGATATTTTCCTGTGATTGTAACTGTTGATGAAACTCTTTTAGAAAGTTTATCTTTCAATATATCAGATAATGAAGAGTTTAATATAGAAGATGTAAGAGATTATAGAAAGAGATATATTTCATCTATTTTTTCAGAGGGTGGAAAAAATATTTTAAGAGATTTAATAGATAGAAGAAAAGCTGAGGCAGAAGATGACGAAATCTCTTTTAGTGAAGATATAATTGGAGAGTTTGAAGAAAGTGAAGAAGAAAAGCTTAATTCTCCAATAGGATTTTTAAATTATAGAACAGATAAGCCTGAAGAACTGTTTATAGTAAAAGTTCCTGTAAAAAATCCTTGGGAGATATTTGCTTGGTTTCCTATGGGAAATTGGAATGAGTGTCCTAGCACATCAGAGCATATGGCAATATCAAGATATTGGTTTAAGAAATTTGGAGCTGTACCTATTACAATAACTCACGATGTATTGGAATATAAAGTTGAAAAAATTATTACTGATAAAGAAACAGCTATGAAAGTAGCAATAGAGATGTATGGATATTGCCCTGATGTAGACCAAAGTTATGAAACTCTTGGACAACTAGCAGGAAGTTTAGTTAATTCTAGTGTATGGTATTTTTGGTGGGATTAG
- a CDS encoding DUF1963 domain-containing protein, protein MLVYGIFGGIRREFYYGSAPIKYGNDEVKKSIKENAKDWILLMQMSELEIGDYGLYFGDSGKIYFNIRKEDLKNKNFDNVWLILQCY, encoded by the coding sequence ATTCTAGTGTATGGTATTTTTGGTGGGATTAGAAGGGAGTTTTATTACGGCTCTGCTCCTATAAAATATGGCAATGATGAAGTTAAAAAATCTATAAAAGAAAATGCAAAAGATTGGATTTTACTTATGCAAATGAGTGAATTAGAAATTGGAGATTATGGATTGTATTTTGGAGACAGTGGAAAAATATATTTTAATATCAGAAAAGAAGATTTAAAAAATAAAAACTTTGATAATGTTTGGTTAATTCTTCAATGCTATTAA
- a CDS encoding WGR domain-containing protein yields the protein MKRAFEFIDEKSHKFWWIESLEEKFVVNYGKIDSIGKYEIKEWDSIEECEKQVEKLIKSKIKKGYKEINNFDFENRYYFDDIEYDIDFLTSHPNFRKHFTDEQLYCNCGDEETPFGSDTGNDVLHIIEEKIRKNKNFSFSDFPKYLIEKEWGMEYFEPVPIIDEKTFAEELKIKDKGLSREAIINQSDEVVIATAFAQIKITGKINEDLKEKALLSLKRMKLIAKICGYGESEINKQLYNDLEKF from the coding sequence ATGAAAAGAGCTTTTGAATTTATTGATGAAAAATCTCATAAATTTTGGTGGATAGAAAGTTTGGAAGAAAAATTTGTAGTAAATTATGGAAAAATAGATAGCATTGGAAAATACGAGATTAAAGAGTGGGATAGTATAGAGGAGTGTGAGAAACAAGTTGAAAAACTTATTAAGTCTAAAATAAAAAAAGGGTATAAAGAGATAAATAATTTTGATTTTGAAAATCGTTATTACTTTGATGATATAGAATATGATATAGATTTTCTTACTTCACACCCTAATTTTAGAAAGCATTTTACTGATGAACAACTTTATTGTAATTGTGGAGACGAAGAAACTCCTTTTGGAAGTGATACAGGAAATGATGTTCTTCATATAATAGAGGAGAAAATAAGAAAAAATAAAAATTTTAGTTTTTCAGACTTCCCTAAATATTTAATAGAAAAAGAATGGGGAATGGAATATTTTGAACCTGTACCTATAATTGATGAAAAAACATTTGCAGAGGAATTGAAAATAAAAGATAAAGGTCTAAGCAGAGAAGCTATAATTAATCAAAGTGATGAAGTAGTAATAGCCACAGCCTTTGCACAGATAAAAATAACTGGAAAAATCAATGAAGATTTAAAAGAAAAAGCATTGTTATCTTTAAAAAGAATGAAGCTAATAGCTAAAATTTGTGGTTATGGAGAATCTGAAATTAATAAACAACTATATAATGATTTAGAAAAATTTTGA
- a CDS encoding DUF2262 domain-containing protein: MKKILIDDFEIEKNDWGYYFTANIDFLGQNSELLLNYDTEEEISEVELKDILNKSLEKINNMLEKAEKNRSQLMKLLKEKDYINLATEWVEGAEEVEEEENCYLIDDNKVYTPITEEDFEKSMNFGEIATDIYSDGETEDMSVYITFEPDYFAGHCIECYIDKNGNFLVNGLAG; this comes from the coding sequence ATGAAGAAAATATTAATAGATGATTTTGAAATAGAGAAAAATGATTGGGGATATTATTTTACTGCCAATATTGATTTTTTAGGACAAAACTCAGAACTGCTTTTAAACTATGATACAGAAGAAGAGATTTCTGAAGTTGAATTAAAAGATATTTTAAATAAATCTCTAGAAAAAATAAATAATATGCTTGAAAAAGCTGAAAAAAACAGATCACAACTTATGAAACTTTTAAAAGAAAAAGATTATATAAATCTTGCAACTGAATGGGTAGAAGGTGCAGAGGAAGTTGAGGAAGAAGAAAATTGCTATCTTATAGATGACAATAAAGTTTATACTCCAATAACTGAAGAAGATTTTGAAAAGAGTATGAATTTTGGAGAGATTGCAACAGATATTTATTCAGACGGAGAAACAGAGGATATGTCAGTCTATATTACTTTTGAACCTGATTATTTTGCAGGACATTGTATAGAATGTTATATTGATAAAAATGGAAACTTTTTAGTTAATGGATTAGCAGGATAA
- a CDS encoding CbrC family protein, with translation MKKELPFFKYHPDPLKTGTFETNETVVCDCCGKETDVYYSGPFYSVEDVEYLCPECIANGEASKKFDGDFIDIYFGEVSDENKIDELTHRTPSYCGWQQEIWVTHCDDFCAFLGYVGAKELKEMGVLEEVIENGSPEFNAEWSEEQVEIIKNMVDGGHVQGYLFKCLHCGKHFLYYDVD, from the coding sequence ATGAAAAAAGAATTACCATTTTTTAAATATCACCCAGACCCTTTAAAAACAGGAACTTTTGAAACAAATGAAACTGTAGTTTGTGATTGTTGTGGAAAAGAAACTGATGTATATTATTCTGGACCTTTTTATTCAGTTGAAGATGTTGAATATTTATGTCCTGAATGTATAGCCAATGGAGAGGCAAGTAAAAAATTTGACGGAGATTTTATAGATATTTATTTTGGAGAAGTTAGTGATGAAAATAAAATAGATGAATTAACTCACAGAACTCCAAGCTATTGTGGTTGGCAACAAGAAATTTGGGTAACTCATTGTGATGATTTTTGTGCTTTTCTTGGTTATGTAGGAGCTAAAGAACTGAAAGAAATGGGAGTTTTAGAAGAAGTTATTGAAAATGGAAGTCCTGAATTTAATGCTGAATGGAGTGAAGAACAGGTAGAAATAATAAAAAATATGGTTGATGGAGGACATGTTCAAGGATATTTATTCAAATGTCTTCATTGTGGAAAACATTTCCTATACTATGATGTTGATTAG
- a CDS encoding basic amino acid ABC transporter substrate-binding protein, producing the protein MKKFVKSLLMGALVLSLSVSAMAKDKIFVGTNAEFPPFEYLDKGEVTGFDIELVNELGKVMDADVKVLDMSFDGLLPALQMKKVDLVIAGMTATEERKKTVSFTQPYYTASQVIIVKEGNNSIKSFDDLKGKKVAVMLGFTGDTIVSEIEGVNIERFNAAYAGIMALQADKVEAVVLDSEPAKNYVKQNPGLVLAEADAEQEEYAIALRKNDKALLEKVEKALAEIKANGTYDALIKKYFN; encoded by the coding sequence ATGAAAAAATTTGTTAAAAGTTTACTTATGGGAGCATTAGTTTTATCTTTATCAGTTTCAGCTATGGCAAAGGACAAAATCTTTGTTGGAACAAATGCAGAGTTTCCACCATTTGAATATCTTGATAAAGGGGAAGTTACAGGATTTGATATTGAATTAGTTAATGAGCTTGGAAAGGTAATGGATGCAGATGTAAAAGTTTTAGATATGTCTTTTGATGGACTTTTACCAGCTCTTCAAATGAAAAAAGTAGATTTAGTTATTGCAGGGATGACAGCTACTGAAGAAAGAAAGAAAACTGTATCATTTACACAACCATATTATACAGCTAGTCAAGTTATTATAGTAAAAGAAGGAAATAACTCAATAAAATCTTTTGATGATTTAAAAGGTAAAAAAGTTGCTGTTATGCTTGGATTCACTGGAGATACTATTGTTAGTGAAATTGAAGGAGTTAATATTGAAAGATTTAATGCTGCTTATGCTGGAATAATGGCATTACAAGCTGATAAAGTTGAAGCTGTTGTACTTGATTCTGAACCAGCTAAAAACTATGTAAAACAAAACCCAGGATTAGTTCTTGCTGAAGCTGATGCTGAACAAGAGGAATATGCAATTGCTTTAAGAAAAAATGATAAAGCTCTTCTTGAAAAAGTAGAAAAAGCTCTTGCTGAAATAAAAGCTAATGGAACATATGATGCTTTAATTAAAAAATACTTTAACTAA
- a CDS encoding amino acid ABC transporter ATP-binding protein, whose amino-acid sequence MIKVENLYKNYGKLEVLKNISTEVKKGDIIAIIGPSGSGKSTFLRCLNKLEEPTAGHIYIDNKDLMGVDTDINKIREKVGMVFQHFNLFPHKTVLENLTLSPMKIKGYSQSEAESKALVLLEKVGLKDKAAVYPNQLSGGQKQRIAIARALAMEPEIMLFDEPTSALDPEMIKEVLDVMRDLAKEGMTMLIVTHEMGFAKNVANRVFFMDRGNILEDTTPIELFENPKHERTKEFLDKVLNK is encoded by the coding sequence GTGATTAAGGTTGAAAATTTATATAAAAATTATGGGAAATTAGAGGTTTTAAAAAATATTAGTACAGAGGTTAAAAAAGGTGATATTATAGCTATAATAGGACCTTCAGGAAGTGGAAAATCTACATTTTTAAGATGTTTAAATAAACTTGAAGAGCCAACAGCTGGACATATTTATATAGACAATAAAGATCTTATGGGAGTAGATACAGATATTAACAAAATTCGTGAAAAAGTAGGAATGGTGTTTCAACACTTTAACCTATTTCCTCATAAAACAGTTCTTGAAAATCTAACTCTTTCTCCAATGAAGATAAAAGGTTACTCACAATCTGAAGCTGAAAGTAAAGCTTTAGTTCTCCTTGAAAAAGTAGGATTAAAAGATAAAGCTGCTGTTTATCCAAACCAACTATCTGGAGGACAAAAACAAAGAATAGCTATTGCTAGAGCCTTAGCAATGGAACCAGAAATTATGCTATTTGACGAGCCTACATCAGCTCTTGACCCTGAAATGATCAAAGAGGTTCTTGATGTTATGAGAGATCTAGCTAAAGAGGGAATGACAATGCTTATTGTAACACATGAGATGGGATTTGCTAAAAATGTTGCTAATAGAGTTTTCTTTATGGATAGAGGAAATATTTTAGAAGATACTACACCAATCGAACTTTTTGAAAATCCTAAACATGAAAGAACAAAAGAGTTCTTGGATAAAGTTTTAAATAAATAA
- a CDS encoding amino acid ABC transporter permease: MDYLVLLKDIFIGGDRYMYILNGLAFSIGTTLLATMIGIILGILIALMELSQFYPLKHKKGWEKFNPISSLAFGYVDIIRGTPAVVQLMILANLIFVGVLRDTPILVIAGLSFGINSGAYVAEIIRAGIEGLDKGQMEAARALGMPYGVAMKEVIIPQAIKKILPALVSEFITLLKETSIVGFIGGVDLLRSANIITSQTYRGVEPLLAVGLIYLVLTALFTKVMRNVEKGLKVSD, encoded by the coding sequence ATGGATTACTTAGTTTTACTGAAAGATATTTTTATTGGAGGAGATAGATACATGTATATCTTAAATGGTCTAGCTTTTTCAATCGGAACAACACTGTTAGCTACTATGATAGGAATTATCCTTGGTATCTTAATTGCACTTATGGAGCTTTCACAATTTTATCCATTAAAGCATAAAAAAGGTTGGGAAAAGTTCAACCCAATATCTTCTTTAGCTTTTGGATATGTAGATATAATTAGAGGTACTCCAGCAGTTGTACAATTGATGATCTTAGCAAACTTAATATTTGTTGGAGTTTTAAGAGATACACCTATCCTTGTTATAGCTGGACTTTCATTTGGAATTAACTCTGGAGCATATGTTGCTGAGATAATAAGAGCAGGTATTGAGGGATTAGATAAAGGACAAATGGAAGCTGCTAGAGCTTTAGGAATGCCTTATGGAGTAGCAATGAAAGAGGTTATTATACCACAAGCTATTAAGAAAATTCTTCCAGCTCTTGTAAGTGAGTTTATAACTCTTTTAAAAGAAACTTCAATTGTTGGATTTATCGGTGGAGTAGATCTATTGAGATCAGCAAATATAATTACAAGCCAAACATATAGAGGAGTTGAGCCACTATTAGCAGTTGGACTTATCTATCTAGTATTAACAGCATTATTTACTAAAGTTATGAGAAATGTAGAAAAGGGGTTGAAAGTAAGTGATTAA
- a CDS encoding aspartate--ammonia ligase gives MSYKSKLDLRQTEVAIKQVKDFFERELAKELNLTRVSAPLFVKPESGLNDNLSGIERPVSFITKAGDKAEIVHSLAKWKRMALHNYNFNIGEGLYTDMNAIRRDEDTDFIHSYYVDQWDWEKIIAKEDRTEETLKSIVEGIFGVLKNTEDYICGLYPELSRKVPEKITFITTQELEDKYPLLTPKEREHAAAKEYGAIFIMKIGGVLNSGEKHDGRAPDYDDWELNGDIILYYEPLGIGLELSSMGIRVDEDSLAKQLKIAGCEDRKTLEYHRMLLNRELPYTIGGGLGQSRICLFFLDKLHIGEVQASMWPKEVHEICKKLNIHLL, from the coding sequence ATGAGTTACAAATCAAAATTAGATCTTAGACAAACAGAGGTTGCAATAAAGCAAGTAAAGGACTTCTTTGAAAGAGAGTTAGCAAAAGAGCTAAATCTTACAAGGGTATCAGCTCCATTATTTGTTAAACCTGAATCAGGATTAAATGACAACCTTAGTGGAATTGAAAGACCTGTAAGCTTTATAACAAAAGCAGGAGACAAAGCTGAAATAGTTCATTCTTTAGCAAAATGGAAGAGAATGGCACTTCATAATTATAACTTCAATATAGGTGAAGGGCTTTACACAGATATGAATGCAATTAGAAGAGATGAAGATACAGACTTTATACATTCATACTATGTTGACCAATGGGACTGGGAAAAAATTATAGCAAAAGAGGATAGAACAGAGGAAACTTTAAAGTCAATAGTTGAAGGAATTTTTGGAGTTTTAAAAAATACTGAAGATTATATTTGTGGACTTTATCCAGAACTTTCAAGAAAAGTTCCTGAAAAAATTACATTTATAACTACACAAGAGCTAGAAGATAAATACCCTCTTCTTACTCCAAAAGAGAGAGAACATGCAGCAGCTAAAGAGTATGGAGCAATATTTATTATGAAAATAGGTGGAGTTTTAAACTCTGGAGAAAAACATGATGGAAGAGCTCCTGACTATGATGATTGGGAACTAAATGGAGATATTATTCTATATTATGAGCCTTTAGGAATTGGATTAGAACTTTCATCTATGGGAATAAGAGTTGATGAAGATTCTCTAGCTAAACAACTTAAAATTGCTGGTTGTGAAGATAGAAAAACTCTTGAATATCATAGAATGCTATTAAATAGAGAGCTTCCATATACAATTGGAGGAGGTTTAGGACAATCTCGTATCTGTCTATTCTTCCTAGATAAACTACATATTGGAGAAGTTCAAGCTTCTATGTGGCCAAAAGAGGTTCATGAAATTTGTAAAAAATTAAATATTCATCTACTATAA
- a CDS encoding arsenate reductase ArsC, with amino-acid sequence MKKIGFICVHNSCRSQIAEALGKYYGSEYFQSYSGGTEVKAQINQDAVRIMKEIYNIDMEETQYSKLISDLPKLDIVITMGCNVNCPYLPCSHREDWGLEDPSGKSDEEFKIVIRKIEEKIKKLIEDIKENKIITL; translated from the coding sequence ATGAAAAAAATTGGTTTTATATGTGTTCACAACTCTTGTAGAAGCCAAATTGCTGAAGCTTTAGGAAAATATTATGGAAGTGAATATTTTCAAAGTTACAGTGGGGGAACAGAAGTTAAAGCTCAAATTAATCAGGATGCTGTAAGAATTATGAAAGAGATATATAATATAGATATGGAAGAAACTCAATATTCTAAACTTATTTCTGATCTTCCTAAATTAGATATTGTAATAACTATGGGTTGTAATGTAAACTGTCCATATCTTCCCTGCTCACACAGAGAGGACTGGGGGTTAGAAGATCCTAGTGGAAAATCTGATGAAGAGTTTAAAATAGTTATAAGAAAAATAGAAGAAAAAATTAAAAAATTAATTGAAGATATAAAGGAAAATAAAATTATCACTCTTTAA